One genomic region from uncultured Subdoligranulum sp. encodes:
- a CDS encoding phosphoribosylformylglycinamidine synthase: MVYRIYVEKKPGFDGEAQGLFHELVDLLGITRLKGLRLINRYDVEGIDEELFQKAIPTVFSEPPVDVTYKELPAAATVFAVEYLPGQFDQRADSASQCIQLLSQGERPDVRSARVYLLDGELTDEDLTAIKKYVINPVEAREASLEPRATLKMEFAIPTEVETLDGFTALDEDALEAFRNEKGLAMDHADIVFCQDYFKSEHRDPTITEIRLIDTYWSDHCRHTTFGTILDDVKIDDELVQAAFDRYMALREETGRDKKNRTLMDCATIGAKALKQRGILKNLDESEEINACTVKIKCDVDGELQDWLFLFKNETHNHPTEIEPFGGAATCIGGAIRDPLSGRSYVYQAMRVTGAGDPLKPVSETMPGKLPQRKLVTTAAAGYSSYGNQIGLATGQVAELYHPGYVAKRMEIGAVVGATPASHVRREEPAPGDVVILLGGRTGRDGIGGATGSSKAHKLTSLETCGAEVQKGNAPIERKLQRLFRREDACRLIKRCNDFGAGGVSVAIGELADGLRIDLNKVTKKYEGLDGTELAISESQERMAVAVAAEDADTFIGYAHEENLEATVVATVTEEKRMREIWNGKAIVDLSREFLNSNGAERHADVHILPGHVWQPQWAGSTFEEKMENLVSDLNVCSQKGLGERFDSTIGAATVLMPYGGKYQLTPAMAMAAKLPVDGETTTCSGMAWGFNPYLSEADPYRGAYLAVVESVTKLVCAGFHHKDMYLTFQEYFEHMNDDPTRWGKPLAALLGALDAQMGLGIASIGGKDSMSGSFEGLDVPPTLVSFATAIGNVKDVQSPEFKKANSSVVMLRPQYKDGLPEIGSLISIYKTVEQMIDEGKVLAAATPGYGCVAEALFKMCVGNHVGLQLSNALKLDDLFKPAYGAVILELLDPAAGEFLGFTTVDYTLEAEGNKIDLAHLQELWEAKLEPVFPYRKKGDHVQALNYECSMMDRVAPAVRLATPRVIIPVFPGTNCEYDTARAFRRAGGDPHVLVLKNLTPADVAESCEALVKELDEAQILMLPGGFSGGDEPDGSAKFIAAFFRAPAVADAVNRLLNQRDGLALGICNGFQALIKLGLVPYGEIRPITENDPTLTFNTIHRHQSMLVRTRIASNKSPWLSECDINDEHLIAISHGEGRFVCNDDLLQKLIANGQIATQYVDLTCQPTMDLRYNPNGSVLAIEGITSPDGRVFGKMGHSERTGNQLYKNVTGDKYQPIFEGGVNYFKL, from the coding sequence ATGGTATATCGGATTTATGTTGAGAAAAAGCCCGGCTTCGACGGCGAAGCCCAGGGTCTGTTCCATGAGTTGGTAGACCTGCTGGGCATCACCCGGCTGAAAGGTCTGCGGCTGATCAACCGCTACGACGTGGAGGGCATCGACGAGGAGCTTTTCCAGAAGGCCATTCCCACCGTCTTCAGCGAGCCCCCTGTGGACGTAACCTACAAGGAACTGCCCGCGGCTGCCACCGTCTTTGCGGTGGAGTACCTGCCCGGCCAGTTCGACCAGCGCGCCGACTCCGCCAGCCAGTGCATCCAGCTGCTGAGCCAGGGCGAGCGCCCCGACGTGCGCAGCGCCCGTGTGTATCTGCTGGACGGTGAGCTGACCGACGAGGATCTGACCGCCATCAAGAAGTATGTCATCAACCCTGTGGAGGCCCGGGAAGCCAGCCTGGAGCCCCGCGCCACGCTGAAGATGGAGTTTGCCATCCCCACCGAGGTGGAAACGCTTGACGGCTTCACCGCCCTGGACGAGGATGCCCTGGAGGCGTTCCGCAACGAGAAGGGCCTGGCCATGGACCATGCCGACATCGTCTTCTGCCAGGACTACTTCAAGAGCGAGCACCGGGATCCCACCATCACCGAGATCCGCCTGATCGACACCTACTGGTCGGACCACTGCCGTCACACCACTTTCGGCACCATCCTGGACGATGTGAAGATCGACGACGAGCTGGTCCAGGCCGCCTTCGACCGGTATATGGCCCTGCGGGAGGAGACCGGCCGCGACAAGAAGAACCGCACCCTGATGGACTGCGCCACCATCGGCGCCAAGGCGCTGAAGCAGCGCGGCATCCTGAAGAATCTGGACGAGAGCGAGGAGATCAACGCCTGCACCGTCAAGATCAAGTGCGATGTGGACGGCGAACTGCAGGACTGGCTGTTCCTGTTCAAGAACGAGACCCACAACCATCCCACCGAGATCGAGCCCTTCGGCGGCGCCGCCACCTGCATCGGCGGTGCCATCCGCGATCCCCTGTCCGGCCGCAGCTACGTCTACCAGGCCATGCGTGTGACCGGCGCCGGTGACCCGCTGAAACCCGTCTCGGAGACCATGCCCGGCAAACTGCCCCAGCGCAAGCTGGTGACCACCGCCGCGGCAGGCTACTCCAGCTACGGCAACCAGATCGGTCTGGCCACCGGCCAGGTGGCCGAGCTCTACCACCCCGGCTATGTGGCCAAGCGCATGGAGATCGGCGCCGTGGTGGGCGCCACGCCGGCCAGCCATGTCCGCCGCGAAGAGCCCGCCCCCGGTGACGTGGTCATCCTGCTGGGCGGCCGCACCGGCCGTGACGGCATCGGCGGTGCCACCGGTTCCTCCAAGGCTCACAAACTCACCAGCCTGGAGACCTGCGGCGCCGAGGTGCAGAAGGGCAACGCCCCCATCGAGCGCAAACTGCAGCGTCTGTTCCGCCGTGAGGATGCCTGCCGCCTGATCAAGCGCTGCAACGACTTCGGCGCCGGCGGTGTTTCGGTGGCCATCGGCGAGCTGGCCGACGGCCTGCGCATCGATCTGAACAAGGTCACCAAGAAATACGAAGGCCTGGACGGCACCGAACTGGCCATCAGCGAGAGCCAGGAGCGTATGGCTGTGGCTGTGGCCGCCGAGGATGCCGATACCTTCATCGGCTATGCCCATGAGGAAAACCTGGAGGCCACCGTGGTCGCCACTGTGACCGAAGAGAAGCGGATGCGCGAGATCTGGAACGGCAAGGCCATTGTGGATCTGTCCCGTGAGTTCCTCAACTCCAACGGCGCCGAGCGCCACGCCGATGTGCACATCCTGCCGGGCCATGTCTGGCAGCCCCAGTGGGCCGGTTCCACCTTTGAAGAGAAGATGGAGAACCTGGTCTCCGACCTCAATGTCTGCAGCCAGAAGGGTCTGGGCGAGCGTTTCGACTCCACCATCGGTGCCGCCACCGTCCTGATGCCTTACGGCGGCAAGTATCAGCTGACCCCCGCCATGGCCATGGCCGCCAAACTGCCGGTGGACGGCGAAACCACCACCTGCTCCGGCATGGCCTGGGGCTTCAACCCCTATCTGTCCGAAGCGGATCCCTACCGCGGTGCCTACCTGGCCGTGGTGGAGAGCGTGACCAAACTGGTCTGCGCCGGCTTCCACCACAAGGACATGTACCTGACCTTCCAGGAATACTTCGAGCACATGAACGACGATCCCACCCGCTGGGGCAAACCGCTGGCGGCTCTGCTGGGTGCCCTGGATGCCCAGATGGGTCTGGGCATTGCCTCCATCGGCGGCAAGGACTCCATGTCCGGCAGCTTTGAAGGTCTGGACGTGCCGCCTACGCTGGTCAGCTTTGCCACCGCCATCGGCAACGTGAAGGATGTGCAGAGCCCCGAATTCAAGAAAGCCAACAGCTCGGTGGTCATGCTGCGCCCGCAGTACAAGGATGGCCTGCCGGAGATCGGCAGCCTGATCTCCATCTACAAGACCGTGGAGCAGATGATCGACGAGGGCAAGGTCCTGGCGGCCGCCACCCCCGGCTACGGCTGTGTGGCCGAGGCCCTGTTCAAGATGTGTGTGGGCAACCATGTGGGCCTGCAGCTGAGCAATGCTCTCAAGCTGGATGATCTGTTCAAACCCGCCTACGGTGCGGTGATTCTGGAACTGCTGGATCCCGCAGCCGGCGAATTCCTGGGCTTCACCACGGTGGATTACACGCTGGAAGCAGAGGGCAACAAGATCGATCTGGCTCACCTGCAGGAGCTGTGGGAAGCCAAGCTGGAGCCGGTCTTCCCCTACCGCAAGAAGGGTGACCACGTACAGGCGCTGAACTATGAGTGCAGCATGATGGACCGCGTGGCTCCCGCCGTGCGCCTGGCCACTCCCCGCGTGATCATTCCCGTCTTCCCCGGCACCAACTGCGAGTACGATACCGCCCGCGCCTTCCGCCGTGCCGGCGGTGACCCCCACGTGCTGGTGCTGAAGAACCTGACCCCCGCCGACGTGGCCGAGAGCTGCGAAGCGCTGGTCAAGGAACTGGATGAGGCACAGATCCTCATGCTGCCGGGCGGCTTCTCGGGCGGCGACGAACCCGATGGTTCCGCCAAGTTTATCGCGGCCTTCTTCCGCGCTCCCGCCGTGGCCGATGCCGTCAACCGTCTGCTCAATCAGCGTGACGGCCTGGCCCTGGGCATCTGCAACGGCTTCCAGGCCCTCATCAAGCTGGGTCTTGTCCCCTACGGCGAGATCCGTCCCATCACCGAGAATGATCCCACGCTGACCTTCAACACCATCCACCGCCACCAGAGCATGCTGGTCCGCACCCGCATTGCCAGCAACAAGAGCCCCTGGCTGAGCGAATGCGATATCAACGACGAGCACCTGATCGCCATCAGCCATGGCGAGGGCCGTTTCGTCTGCAACGACGACCTGCTCCAGAAGCTGATCGCCAACGGCCAGATCGCCACCCAGTATGTGGATCTGACCTGCCAGCCCACCATGGATCTGCGCTACAACCCCAATGGCTCGGTGCTGGCCATCGAGGGCATCACCAGCCCCGACGGCCGTGTCTTCGGCAAGATGGGTCACAGCGAGCGTACCGGCAACCAGCTGTACAAGAATGTGACCGGCGACAAGTATCAGCCCATCTTCGAGGGCGGCGTCAACTACTTCAAGCTGTAA